ATCAGCATAAAAGATTGAAAAACAAAGCCGACGTGCTTAGCGCGCAGCTTCGCTCGCGCCTCTTCGTCCATCTGATGTAGCGGTTGTCCGAGCAGCGAGACTTCACCGCTGCTGCCGTCGTCCAGCCCGGCGAGGATCGCCAGCAGCGTCGATTTACCGGAACCCGACTCGCCAATCAGGGCAATGGTCTGCCCCTGTTTGACAACCAGCTCAACTCCGGTAAGGATGGAAAGCTGATGCTCACCCTGACCGACGGACTTCTTAAGATGATGAACTTCAAGTATGTTTTCCGCTGGCATTTGCCTTTCCTGTTTCTGGTCCTGTTTACCTGCCGCGCGATGGCGGCCGACACGCTGTTGGTTCTCGGCGACAGTCTGAGCGCCGGTTATCGAATGGCGGGCAATACCGCCTGGCCTGCGCTGCTTAACGATAAGTGGCAGACCAAAACGCCAGTGGTTAACGCCAGCATCAGTGGCGATACCTCACAGCAGGGGCTGGCAAGGCTTCCGACGTTGCTCAAACAGCATCAGCCGCGCTGGGTGCTGGTTGAGCTGGGTGGCAACGACGGTCTGCGCGGTTTCCCGCCGCAGCAGACAGAGCAGACCCTGCGTACCATTATTCAGGATATCAAAGCGGCGAACGCCGAGCCGTTACTGATGCAAATTCGCCTGCCCGCTAACTATGGTCGCCGTTATAATGAAGCCTTTAGCGCAATCTATCCGGCACTGGCCAAAGAGTTCGATATTCCTCTGCTGCCCTTTTTTATGGAAGAGGTTTATCTGAAACCGCAGTGGATGCAGGACGATGGAATTCACCCTAATCGCGATGCCCAGCCGTTTATCGCCGACTGGATGGCCACGCGTTTGGCTCCCTTAGTTAATCATGACTCCTGACAGCCGGGAGTCGTTTGCAGGTAAAGTTATGCAAAAATCGGTTTTAGTTACAGGATGTTCCAGCGGAATTGGCCTTGAAAGCGCGCTGGATTTAAAGCGCCAGGGCTTTAACGTGCTAGCCGCCTGCCGCAAAACGGACGATGTCGCGCGGATGCAGGAGCTGGGACTGACCGGTGTTTTGCTGGATCTTGACGATCCGCAGAGCGTGGAGCGCGCCGCCGCAGAGGTTATCGCCCTGACAGACAATCGCCTGTATGGCTTGTTTAATAACGCGGGATACGGCGTCTACGGCCCGCTGCCAACCATCAGCCGTCAGCAGATGGAGCAGCAGTTTTCCGCCAATTTTTTCGGCGCACATCAGTTAACGATGCTGCTGCTTCCGGCAATGGAGCCGCACGGCGAAGGGCGTATCGTGATGACATCATCGGTAATGGGGATTATCTCCAGCCCGGGTCGCGGCGCCTACGCCGCCAGTAAATATGCGCTGGAAGCCTGGTCAGACGCCCTGCGCATGGAGTTACGTCATAGCGGGATTAAGGTCAGCCTGATTGAGCCGGGGCCCATCCACACCCGCTTTACCACTAACGTTAACCAGACTCAGGCCGACAAGCCCGTGGAAAATCCCGGTATTGCCGCCCGCTTTACCCTTGGGCCGGAAGCGGTAGTGGAAAAGGTACGCCATGCATTTGTCAGCGATAAACCGAAACTGCGCTACCCGGTGACCCTGGTGACGCACGCGGTGGCCCTGCTTAAACGCCTGCTGCCGACCCGCGCGATGGACAAAATTATCCAGGGCTGAGTTGAAGCACCTGGCGCTGCCCCCATATATCCATATACACAAAATCATTCAAGATGCATCGAGGCGGCAAGTCTGCGAATCCCCAGGAGCTTACTCAAGTAAGTGACTGGGGTGAGAAGACGTAGCCAACAAAGAGGCAGTTTGAAGGATGACGAGTATAAGTATCGACTAAAGAGATCCGCTCATGTCCGCACAAAATATTATCAATATTACCGAAGCCAACCTACACCAGACGCTGCAGCAATCCGCGACTACGCCAGTGCTGTTCTATTTCTGGTCCGCGCGCAGCCAACACTGCGAACAGCTGACGCCGGTGCTGGAAAGCCTGGCCGCGCAGTACAACGGTCTGTTTACTCTGGCAAAAGTTGATTGCGACGCCGAGCAAATGCTGGCTTCACAGTTTGGCCTGCGCGCGATTCCTACGGTATACCTGTTCCAGAACGGTCAGCCGGTGGACGGATTCGAAGGCCCGCAGCCGGAAGAAGCTGTTCGTGCGCTGCTGGATAAATTCCTGCCGCGCGAAGAGGAGTTGAAGGCGCAGCAGGCCATGGCGCTGATGCAGGAAGAGAACTACGCCGAGGCGCTGCCGCTACTGAAAGATGCCTGGCAGCTGTCTAACCAGGAGAGCCAAATTGGCCTGCTGCTGGCAGAAACGCTGATCGCGCTGCACCGTTCAGACGAAGCAGAAGCCGTGCTGAAAACCGTGCCGCTGCAGGATCAGGATACCCGTTATCAGGGACTGGTGGCGCAGATTGAGCTGCTGAAAAAAGCCGCCGATACGCCGGAAATTCAGCAGTTGCAGCAGCAGGTTGAACAAAACCCGGAAGACGCGGCGCTGGCTTCCCAACTGGCATTACAGCTGCATCAGGTTGGGCGCAACGAAGAAGCCCTGGCGCTGTTGTTCAGCCATCTGCAAAAAGATTTGGATGCAGGAAACGGTGAGGTTCGTAAGATGCTTCAGGAGATCCTCGCCGCACTCGGCACCGGAGACGCGCTGGCAGCGAAGTACCGCCGTCAGCTCTATTCACTGCTTTATTAATAGTAAATACCCCGGTGGCGCTGACCGGGCTACGGGTTCACCGCCGTCTGCGAGCCGGTAGCCCGGACAGATGCGCAGCATCACCTCCGGGAAATGTGCCGGAGCGGATGCATCGCCGCTGCTTCTTCCCGGCTCGCGCTGCGCTTAGCCGGGCTACTGATTCACCGCCGTCTGCGGGCCTGTAGCCCGATGTGATGGACACCTCCCACCTTACGGCATCAGAACGTGCCAGACTGGAAGTGTTACCTGCAGTCCACAGGAGGAGGTGTCCACCATGAATATTAAACGTATCGGTCTTGACCTGGCAAAAAATGTCTTTCAGATCCATGCTGTGGATCACCATGAACATGTCGTCGTACGGAAATCTCTCCGCCGCGCCCACATGCACGCTTATTTCTCTCAGCTGGCTCCCTGCACCATCGGGATTGAAGCCTGCGCATCATCCCACTACTGGTCCCGCGAACTCACCCGCATGGGGCATACCGTGCGCATTATTCCCCCGAAATTCGTCAAGCCTTACCTCAAAGGCAACAAGAATGATGCCAACGATGCCGAAGCCATCTGTGAAGCCATCAGCCGCCCCGCCATGCGCTTCGTCGCGGTTAAGACAGAGCGCCAGCAGACTCTTCAGGCTGAGCATCGCGTGCGGGCCAGAGTGATAAAAAGCCGCACGGCGCTGTGCAACGAGATACGGGGCTTTCTGGGCGAATTCGGCGTGGTGCTGCCGGTCGGCATCAGCCAGTTGCGTAAGGCGCTGCCGGAGATACTGTCACAGCAGGAGCAGTGGGATGACCGGTTTATGCGCCTGCTGTGCGAGCTGGCCGAAGAGCTGCGGATGCTGGATGACCGGGTGGCGGGGCATGACCGGCGGCTCGCAGAGGCGGCGCGGGAAGATATCTGCATCCAGCGGCTGATGAAAATAGAAGGTATCGGCGTGATAACCGCCAGCGCGATGGTGGCGTTGTTGGGTGACGCGACGCAGTTTAAGAACGGTCGGGAGATGGCGGCTTATGTGGGGCTGGTTCCCCGGCAGCACTCAAGCGGCGGTAAGCAGCAGCTGGGGCATATCAGCAAGCGGGGTGACAGCTACCTGCGTACGCTGGTCATCCACGGGGCACGGTCAGTTCTGAAGACATGTGCAGGCAAAGAAGACCGGCGGAGCCAGTGGCTGCAGTCGGTGGCGGAAAGACGGAACCGGAATATCGCGACGGTGGCGCTGGCGAACAAGAATGTGCGGATAGCGTGGGCGGTGATGAGTCGCGGAGAAGATTACCATGGTTCACGGGTCGCCGGTTAACCGACGCCCCGTGAGCCATGCAGTAAAAAGAGCAGTAACCCTGTCGTGAGATTGCGAAGCGATTTAGCGTGATGAGTAACCGGTAAGACCAGCACCTGAGAAATCCGGCCTGTCCGAAGGCTCCCTGCGAAGCAAAGCCGATAGCCCGAAAGGAAGCAGGTGAGCAGAACACATCATGGCCCGGGTACGACGGTACCGAAAGAGAGGCCGGATATACGAACGCAACTTACCCTGGTGACTCACACAAAAAATAGCTTGCATCACGGGAGGTGTCCATATACGGACAGATGCGCAGCATCGCCTCCGGGAAATGTGCCGGAGCGGATGCATCGCCGCTGCTTCTTCCCGGCTCGCGCTGCGCTTAGCCGGGCTACTGGTTCACCGCCGTCTGCGGGCCTGTAGCCCGGGTAAGGCGTTTACGCCGCAACCCGGGGGAAAGCTTACGGGCGCTTTTTCAACTGCGTTACCACCAGCTGATGGCGAGCGTTGAAGAACTTGAGGTAGGTCAGGTACCCGGCGATAATCGTTGACAGGCTGGCGGTCGATAGCAGCATAAACGTCACCATAATCTGATACTTAATCGCTTTTACCGGGTCAATTCCGGCAAAAATCAAGCCTGACATCATCCCCGGCAAACTCACTAACCCAACCGTTTTCGCCGAGTCCACCGTCGGGATCAGCGCGGCGCGAATGCTATCGCGAATCAACCTTGCGGAAGCCATCTTCGGCGTCGCCCCCAGGCTCAATTTCTCCTGAATCTGCTGCTGTTCGCTGCTAAAACGCTGGCCCATATTGTTGTAACATAGCCCCACTGCCACCATCGCGTTTCCGGCGACCATCCCGGCAATCGGAATCACCTGCATCGGCACAAAAGCAATCGACCCGGAAAAGACCAGTACCGACAGGGTTAACCCGGCCCCGGTAGTTATCGCAATAAAAGAAGACAAAAAAGCTTTATCGATATATTTGCTGCGTTTTTTCGCATTCCACGCCGCGTTAAAACAGATAAACAGCACCATCAGCAACGTCAGTACGGCATGATTAACGTTAAAGATATATTTCAGCACGTAGCCGACGATAATCAGTTGCACGATCGCCCGACAAATACTCCAGATAATATCTTTTTCCAGCGCTAGCTTTTCCCGATAGCTGACCACAATCGCCACCAGCACCAAAACCATGGATAACGCCAGCGACTCATTGGTAATATTATGCCCGTTCATTTTTCACCTCCTGAACTTTCCCTGCGGCAGGCTGGAGCGTAATCACTTCATCCGCATGAGCAATTTCATTTTGATCGTGAGTCACCCACAGCACGGCAATATTTTTTTCCGTCACATAGCGATGAATAATGTCATTCACATTGCTTTTATTGCTCTCGTCCAGCGCGCTGGTAATTTCATCAAGCAACAACACCTGCGGTAAAAATTGCAGATTACGAATCAATGACACGCGCTGTTTTTCGCCGCCGGAAAGTTCATTGATTGATTTTTCCAGCGTGTTTTCCGCCAGTCCAAAGCGCAGCAGATCGGCCACCAGCAATTTCTGATCCGGCTGTTTATTGCGGATTTGCCACGGAAAGACCAGATTGTCATATACCGAATCACCAAATAGCGCGGGAGTCTGCGCGCAGTATGAAACCTGCTGGCGGTAGATTTCCGGCGATAAAGTATTAATATCCTTACCTTCGAAAAAAATCTGC
This Klebsiella sp. RHBSTW-00484 DNA region includes the following protein-coding sequences:
- the tesA gene encoding multifunctional acyl-CoA thioesterase I/protease I/lysophospholipase L1 encodes the protein MMNFKYVFRWHLPFLFLVLFTCRAMAADTLLVLGDSLSAGYRMAGNTAWPALLNDKWQTKTPVVNASISGDTSQQGLARLPTLLKQHQPRWVLVELGGNDGLRGFPPQQTEQTLRTIIQDIKAANAEPLLMQIRLPANYGRRYNEAFSAIYPALAKEFDIPLLPFFMEEVYLKPQWMQDDGIHPNRDAQPFIADWMATRLAPLVNHDS
- a CDS encoding SDR family oxidoreductase, translating into MTPDSRESFAGKVMQKSVLVTGCSSGIGLESALDLKRQGFNVLAACRKTDDVARMQELGLTGVLLDLDDPQSVERAAAEVIALTDNRLYGLFNNAGYGVYGPLPTISRQQMEQQFSANFFGAHQLTMLLLPAMEPHGEGRIVMTSSVMGIISSPGRGAYAASKYALEAWSDALRMELRHSGIKVSLIEPGPIHTRFTTNVNQTQADKPVENPGIAARFTLGPEAVVEKVRHAFVSDKPKLRYPVTLVTHAVALLKRLLPTRAMDKIIQG
- a CDS encoding co-chaperone YbbN gives rise to the protein MSAQNIINITEANLHQTLQQSATTPVLFYFWSARSQHCEQLTPVLESLAAQYNGLFTLAKVDCDAEQMLASQFGLRAIPTVYLFQNGQPVDGFEGPQPEEAVRALLDKFLPREEELKAQQAMALMQEENYAEALPLLKDAWQLSNQESQIGLLLAETLIALHRSDEAEAVLKTVPLQDQDTRYQGLVAQIELLKKAADTPEIQQLQQQVEQNPEDAALASQLALQLHQVGRNEEALALLFSHLQKDLDAGNGEVRKMLQEILAALGTGDALAAKYRRQLYSLLY
- a CDS encoding IS110 family transposase, with translation MNIKRIGLDLAKNVFQIHAVDHHEHVVVRKSLRRAHMHAYFSQLAPCTIGIEACASSHYWSRELTRMGHTVRIIPPKFVKPYLKGNKNDANDAEAICEAISRPAMRFVAVKTERQQTLQAEHRVRARVIKSRTALCNEIRGFLGEFGVVLPVGISQLRKALPEILSQQEQWDDRFMRLLCELAEELRMLDDRVAGHDRRLAEAAREDICIQRLMKIEGIGVITASAMVALLGDATQFKNGREMAAYVGLVPRQHSSGGKQQLGHISKRGDSYLRTLVIHGARSVLKTCAGKEDRRSQWLQSVAERRNRNIATVALANKNVRIAWAVMSRGEDYHGSRVAG
- the fetB gene encoding iron efflux ABC transporter permease subunit FetB, producing the protein MNGHNITNESLALSMVLVLVAIVVSYREKLALEKDIIWSICRAIVQLIIVGYVLKYIFNVNHAVLTLLMVLFICFNAAWNAKKRSKYIDKAFLSSFIAITTGAGLTLSVLVFSGSIAFVPMQVIPIAGMVAGNAMVAVGLCYNNMGQRFSSEQQQIQEKLSLGATPKMASARLIRDSIRAALIPTVDSAKTVGLVSLPGMMSGLIFAGIDPVKAIKYQIMVTFMLLSTASLSTIIAGYLTYLKFFNARHQLVVTQLKKRP
- the fetA gene encoding iron efflux ABC transporter ATP-binding subunit FetA; translation: MTENNAILHLEGVGFQADDVVILNEVNLQLRAGEFKLITGPSGCGKSTLLKIIASLLSPTSGQIFFEGKDINTLSPEIYRQQVSYCAQTPALFGDSVYDNLVFPWQIRNKQPDQKLLVADLLRFGLAENTLEKSINELSGGEKQRVSLIRNLQFLPQVLLLDEITSALDESNKSNVNDIIHRYVTEKNIAVLWVTHDQNEIAHADEVITLQPAAGKVQEVKNERA